The proteins below come from a single Miscanthus floridulus cultivar M001 chromosome 1, ASM1932011v1, whole genome shotgun sequence genomic window:
- the LOC136539261 gene encoding protein NRT1/ PTR FAMILY 8.3-like isoform X1, with the protein MGGGSGGGRSRVGAGAAETGVGGPLLPETQSGMSPPPPGGSNGRRHQQRQQAVSSMESGGDASAAARKRFTWKGPVIVLVFELLESIAFSGVALNLVVYLATVLHGSTAFNAAHVDTWNGTTFIVPVIGAFLADSYWGKYRTILASIVFYLVGLVLLTVSAAIPSLRPATACQMGASCAPATKTQFSVFFAALYLTSVGTGGVKSALLPFGAEQYDDDADRPERKQAFFSWFFAAINLGIFVAGTLVSWLEQNVSWALGFGIGTACFFVAALAFVAGTPCYRVQMPTGSPLKDIIRVLVAAFRKRNVRMERDDGAAELLHEDDANDDGEQQRLARTKGLRCLDKAAAIVDKAQEGEWSLCTVSEVEGVKILVRMLPIWVTCVLYAASLGQMTTTFIQQGMAMDTRLGGRFKVPVASLVSVEVVFMLLWVVLHDAAIIPAARRLTGRPGGLTQLQRMGVGRFLVVLALGTAALVERRRLRVIHGGSGPMTIAWQVPQFVLVAGSDVFCGIAQLEFFYGEAPAAMRSICSAFSFLALSLGFYVNSLVVTLVAAVTKRPGWLAPDLNAGHLDYYFWLWTIISVANLLLYMVLAARYTPKQVAAAVEPMRSSSSDE; encoded by the exons ATGGGCGGCGGTAGCGGTGGCGGCAGGAGCCGTGTGGGCGCGGGTGCGGCCGAGACCGGGGTCGGCGGCCCCCTGCTTCCGGAGACGCAG AGCGGCATGTCTCCCCCTCCCCCTGGCGGCTCCAATGGCCGCCGCCACCAGCAGCGGCAGCAGGCGGTTTCGTCCATGGAATCCGGCGGCgacgcgtcggcggcggcgaggaagcGCTTCACCTGGAAGGGCCCGGTAATCGTCCTAG TCTTCGAGCTGCTGGAGAGCATCGCCTTCTCGGGCGTGGCGCTCAACCTGGTGGTGTACCTGGCCACGGTGCTGCACGGGAGCACCGCCTTCAACGCCGCCCACGTCGACACCTGGAacggcaccaccttcatcgtccCCGTCATCGGCGCCTTCCTCGCCGACAGCTACTGGGGCAAGTACAGgaccatcctcgcctccatcgTCTTCTACCTCGTG GGCCTGGTGCTCCTCACCGTGTCCGCCGCGATCCCGTCGCTGCGGCCCGCCACGGCGTGCCAGATGGGGGCGTCGTGCGCGCCGGCGACCAAGACGCAGTTCTCCGTCTTCTTCGCCGCGCTCTACCTCACCTCCGTCGGCACGGGAGGGGTCAAGTCCGCGCTGCTCCCCTTCGGGGCCGAGCAGTACGACGACGACGCCGACCGGCCGGAGCGGAAGCAGGCCTTCTTCAGCTGGTTCTTCGCCGCCATCAACCTGGGCATCTTCGTCGCCGGCACGCTCGTGTCGTGGCTGGAGCAGAACGTGTCGTGGGCGCTCGGCTTCGGCATCGGCACGGCCTGCTTCTTCGTGGCCGCGCTCGCTTTCGTGGCGGGCACGCCCTGCTACAGGGTGCAGATGCCGACCGGCAGCCCGCTCAAGGACATCATCAGGGTGCTCGTCGCCGCCTTCAGGAAGCGCAACGTCAGGATGGAACGGGACGACGGCGCTGCGGAGCTGCTGCACGAAGACGACGCCAACGACGACGGCGAGCAGCAGCGTCTGGCGCGCACCAAGGGCCTGCGGTGCCTTGACAAGGCTGCCGCGATCGTCGACAAGGCGCAGGAGGGCGAATGGTCTCTGTGCACGGTGAGCGAGGTGGAGGGCGTCAAGATCCTGGTGCGGATGCTGCCCATCTGGGTGACGTGCGTTCTGTACGCGGCGTCGCTGGGGCAGATGACCACCACCTTCATCCAGCAGGGGATGGCCATGGACACGCGGCTGGGCGGGCGGTTCAAGGTGCCCGTGGCGTCGCTGGTGTCCGTGGAGGTGGTGTTCATGCTCCTCTGGGTGGTGCTGCACGACGCCGCCATCATCCCGGCGGCGCGGCGGCTGACGGGGCGCCCCGGCGGGCTGACGCAGCTGCAGCGCATGGGCGTGGGGCGGTTCCTGGTGGTGCTGGCCCTGGGGACGGCCGCGCTCGTCGAGAGGCGTCGGCTACGCGTCATCCACGGCGGGAGTGGGCCGATGACCATCGCGTGGCAGGTGCCACAGTTCGTGCTGGTGGCGGGCTCCGACGTCTTCTGCGGGATCGCGCAGCTGGAGTTCTTCTACGGGGAGGCCCCCGCCGCGATGCGCAGCATCtgctcggccttctccttcctgGCGCTGTCGCTGGGGTTCTACGTCAACTCGCTGGTGGTGACGCTGGTGGCGGCCGTGACGAAGCGGCCCGGATGGCTGGCGCCGGACCTCAACGCCGGCCACCTGGACTACTACTTCTGGCTCTGGACCATCATCAGCGTCGCCAACCTGCTGCTCTACATGGTGCTCGCCGCCCGGTACACGCCCAAGCAGGTCGCCGCCGCCGTGGAGCCGATGCGTTCCAGCAGCAGCGACGAATGA
- the LOC136539261 gene encoding protein NRT1/ PTR FAMILY 8.3-like isoform X2: MSPPPPGGSNGRRHQQRQQAVSSMESGGDASAAARKRFTWKGPVIVLVFELLESIAFSGVALNLVVYLATVLHGSTAFNAAHVDTWNGTTFIVPVIGAFLADSYWGKYRTILASIVFYLVGLVLLTVSAAIPSLRPATACQMGASCAPATKTQFSVFFAALYLTSVGTGGVKSALLPFGAEQYDDDADRPERKQAFFSWFFAAINLGIFVAGTLVSWLEQNVSWALGFGIGTACFFVAALAFVAGTPCYRVQMPTGSPLKDIIRVLVAAFRKRNVRMERDDGAAELLHEDDANDDGEQQRLARTKGLRCLDKAAAIVDKAQEGEWSLCTVSEVEGVKILVRMLPIWVTCVLYAASLGQMTTTFIQQGMAMDTRLGGRFKVPVASLVSVEVVFMLLWVVLHDAAIIPAARRLTGRPGGLTQLQRMGVGRFLVVLALGTAALVERRRLRVIHGGSGPMTIAWQVPQFVLVAGSDVFCGIAQLEFFYGEAPAAMRSICSAFSFLALSLGFYVNSLVVTLVAAVTKRPGWLAPDLNAGHLDYYFWLWTIISVANLLLYMVLAARYTPKQVAAAVEPMRSSSSDE, from the exons ATGTCTCCCCCTCCCCCTGGCGGCTCCAATGGCCGCCGCCACCAGCAGCGGCAGCAGGCGGTTTCGTCCATGGAATCCGGCGGCgacgcgtcggcggcggcgaggaagcGCTTCACCTGGAAGGGCCCGGTAATCGTCCTAG TCTTCGAGCTGCTGGAGAGCATCGCCTTCTCGGGCGTGGCGCTCAACCTGGTGGTGTACCTGGCCACGGTGCTGCACGGGAGCACCGCCTTCAACGCCGCCCACGTCGACACCTGGAacggcaccaccttcatcgtccCCGTCATCGGCGCCTTCCTCGCCGACAGCTACTGGGGCAAGTACAGgaccatcctcgcctccatcgTCTTCTACCTCGTG GGCCTGGTGCTCCTCACCGTGTCCGCCGCGATCCCGTCGCTGCGGCCCGCCACGGCGTGCCAGATGGGGGCGTCGTGCGCGCCGGCGACCAAGACGCAGTTCTCCGTCTTCTTCGCCGCGCTCTACCTCACCTCCGTCGGCACGGGAGGGGTCAAGTCCGCGCTGCTCCCCTTCGGGGCCGAGCAGTACGACGACGACGCCGACCGGCCGGAGCGGAAGCAGGCCTTCTTCAGCTGGTTCTTCGCCGCCATCAACCTGGGCATCTTCGTCGCCGGCACGCTCGTGTCGTGGCTGGAGCAGAACGTGTCGTGGGCGCTCGGCTTCGGCATCGGCACGGCCTGCTTCTTCGTGGCCGCGCTCGCTTTCGTGGCGGGCACGCCCTGCTACAGGGTGCAGATGCCGACCGGCAGCCCGCTCAAGGACATCATCAGGGTGCTCGTCGCCGCCTTCAGGAAGCGCAACGTCAGGATGGAACGGGACGACGGCGCTGCGGAGCTGCTGCACGAAGACGACGCCAACGACGACGGCGAGCAGCAGCGTCTGGCGCGCACCAAGGGCCTGCGGTGCCTTGACAAGGCTGCCGCGATCGTCGACAAGGCGCAGGAGGGCGAATGGTCTCTGTGCACGGTGAGCGAGGTGGAGGGCGTCAAGATCCTGGTGCGGATGCTGCCCATCTGGGTGACGTGCGTTCTGTACGCGGCGTCGCTGGGGCAGATGACCACCACCTTCATCCAGCAGGGGATGGCCATGGACACGCGGCTGGGCGGGCGGTTCAAGGTGCCCGTGGCGTCGCTGGTGTCCGTGGAGGTGGTGTTCATGCTCCTCTGGGTGGTGCTGCACGACGCCGCCATCATCCCGGCGGCGCGGCGGCTGACGGGGCGCCCCGGCGGGCTGACGCAGCTGCAGCGCATGGGCGTGGGGCGGTTCCTGGTGGTGCTGGCCCTGGGGACGGCCGCGCTCGTCGAGAGGCGTCGGCTACGCGTCATCCACGGCGGGAGTGGGCCGATGACCATCGCGTGGCAGGTGCCACAGTTCGTGCTGGTGGCGGGCTCCGACGTCTTCTGCGGGATCGCGCAGCTGGAGTTCTTCTACGGGGAGGCCCCCGCCGCGATGCGCAGCATCtgctcggccttctccttcctgGCGCTGTCGCTGGGGTTCTACGTCAACTCGCTGGTGGTGACGCTGGTGGCGGCCGTGACGAAGCGGCCCGGATGGCTGGCGCCGGACCTCAACGCCGGCCACCTGGACTACTACTTCTGGCTCTGGACCATCATCAGCGTCGCCAACCTGCTGCTCTACATGGTGCTCGCCGCCCGGTACACGCCCAAGCAGGTCGCCGCCGCCGTGGAGCCGATGCGTTCCAGCAGCAGCGACGAATGA
- the LOC136539283 gene encoding protein NRT1/ PTR FAMILY 8.3-like: MDAETGDTRSPLLPHHLPSQTQVSSANQHYNKPFSWKAPAIILGFEFLESIAYSGIALNLVVYLGTVLHGTTASNAATVDAWNGATFLTPVLGAFLADTYWGKYKTAAISIIFYVVGLLIITASALIPSLRPASCEGGSCPPATGFQYFVLFGSLYLISIGTGGVKSALLPLGADQYNDANPEESKSKQLFFSWFFMAVNLGVFISGTVLVWIQQNVAWSFGFGISSICLVIAAVAFLVGTPFYRVQLPTGSPLKSIVMVFVASFKKRRVALPAGSTLLFEGDDAESSSIVPNKLEHTDEFRCLDKAAVVVEDQETKDRHRTWLLCTVTQVEEVKILIRMLPIWFTCVFYSAAMSQTATTFIQQGNAMNTKIGSFSVPAASMNSAEVIFMLVWVVFQDSIVIPIARRYTGNPMGLTLLQRMGVGRLLAIPSLAAAALVETWRLRSVRAGHNLSIGWQLPQFVILACSDVFCGIAQLEFFYAEAPASMRSLCSAFQFLAMSLAYYVNTLVVSLVAAVTTAWGGQGWLPADLNNGHLDYYFWLWTGISVVNYVVYMAFARRYTVKKVVCQ, translated from the exons ATGGATGCGGAGACCGGAGATACCCGGTCTCCCCTGCTGCCGCATCACCTTCCCAGCCAGACGCAG GTTTCCTCAGCGAATCAGCACTATAACAAGCCCTTCAGCTGGAAGGCCCCAGCCATTATTTTGG GCTTCGAATTCTTGGAGAGCATTGCTTACTCTGGTATAGCACTCAACTTGGTCGTATATCTTGGAACCGTCCTCCATGGAACCACTGCTTCCAATGCTGCAACCGTTGATGCGTGGAATGGTGCCACTTTTCTTACACCGGTCCTTGGAGCCTTTCTTGCTGATACATACTGGGGAAAGTACAAGACCGCAGCTATCTCTATAATATTCTACGTCGTT GGCTTGCTCATAATTACTGCCTCTGCTCTCATACCATCCCTACGGCCTGCCTCATGTGAAGGCGGTTCTTGCCCTCCTGCAACAGGGTTTCAGTATTTTGTGCTCTTTGGTTCATTGTACCTCATTTCCATTGGTACGGGGGGCGTCAAGTCAGCTTTACTTCCCCTCGGAGCGGATCAATACAATGATGCAAACCCCGAAGAGAGTAAAAGCAAACAATTGTTCTTCAGTTGGTTCTTCATGGCTGTCAACCTCGGAGTGTTCATCTCTGGCACTGTTCTTGTCTGGATACAGCAGAATGTTGCTTGGTCTTTTGGATTTGGCATCTCCTCGATATGCCTTGTTATCGCCGCAGTTGCCTTTTTGGTTGGAACACCGTTTTACAGGGTTCAACTTCCAACTGGGAGCCCACTCAAGAGTATAGTAATGGTGTTTGTTGCCTCTTTTAAGAAGAGAAGAGTGGCGCTTCCTGCTGGTAGCACGCTGTTGTTTGAAGGGGATGACGCTGAATCGAGCAGCATAGTGCCAAACAAATTAGAACACACTGATGAATTCAG GTGCTTAGATAAGGCTGCTGTGGTTGTAGAGGACCAAGAGACGAAGGACAGACATCGCACATGGCTACTATGTACCGTAACCCAGGTGGAGGAAGTGAAGATTCTGATCCGGATGCTTCCAATATGGTTCACCTGTGTCTTCTATTCGGCTGCAATGAGCCAGACTGCTACTACTTTCATTCAGCAGGGGAACGCGATGAACACTAAGATTGGATCCTTCTCCGTGCCCGCTGCCTCTATGAACTCTGCCGAGGTGATCTTCATGCTTGTCTGGGTTGTGTTCCAGGACAGCATCGTCATCCCAATAGCCAGGAGGTACACCGGGAACCCGATGGGACTGACGCTGCTTCAGCGGATGGGCGTCGGGCGGTTGCTGGCGATCCCATCTCTGGCAGCAGCAGCACTGGTGGAGACTTGGAGACTGCGCAGCGTGAGGGCCGGGCATAACCTGAGCATCGGGTGGCAGCTCCCACAGTTTGTGATCCTGGCCTGCTCAGACGTGTTCTGTGGCATCGCGCAGCTGGAGTTCTTCTATGCGGAGGCGCCTGCGTCGATGCGCAGCCTGTGCTCGGCGTTCCAGTTCCTGGCCATGTCGCTGGCGTACTACGTGAACACGCTGGTGGTCTCATTGGTGGCGGCCGTGACCACGGCCTGGGGCGGCCAGGGCTGGCTCCCCGCTGACCTCAACAACGGCCATCTAGACTACTACTTCTGGCTGTGGACGGGGATCAGTGTGGTGAACTATGTCGTATACATGGCATTTGCAAGGCGTTATACGGTCAAGAAGGTTGTCTGTCAGTAA